The nucleotide window CATCACATATCCTCCTTACTGAATTAAACAGCTAGTTTCCCTGAAAAGGGGAAATTATTTCATTCCTATGCTATAAATATATACTAGAATGAAACTATTGTAAATTACATATAGCGAGTTTTTCCGTAAGTCGGCTTTCTTCATTTCCGTATTTTTCTTTATTTATGCTGTCTATATAAAAATTGTTGTACTCTATTTGTCATGCAAGCTATTTCTTGTTATTCGTCAAGCAGATTATGCCCCGTCATTTCTTGCGGCTGCTTCATACCGGCAAGGTACAGCAACGTCGGCGCCACATCGGCTAAAATGCCGTCATGAAGATGACCGCCCCGCCAGGCGTCGCTGAATAAAATGCACGGAACATGATTTGTCGTATGTGCCGTATACGGCGATCCCGTCTTCGTATCCGTCATGCGTTCAGCATTGCCGTGATCGGCAATGATCAATAAGTGCCCGCCTCGGGAGCGCAGGGCTTCTGCGATCTTGCCGATACAGGTATCGACAGTTTCCACCGCCTTAACGGCAGCTGGCAATACACCGGTGTGTCCCACCATATCGGGATTGGCGAAGTTCAGTATGATCATGTCATACGTCCCTTCGTGTATGGCGGCAACCGCTTTTTCCGTCACCGCCGGCGCATTCATTTCAGGCTGCAGATCATAGGTAGCGACTTTCGGCGACGGCACGAGAATACGGTCTTCGCCTTCATTCGGCGCCTCTTCGCCGCCATTGAAGAAATACGTCACATGAGCATACTTTTCCGTTTCCGCTATTCGCAGCTGTTTCTTCCCGGCCTTGGCCAGAACTTCTCCTAAGGTGTTGGCCAAATGTTCCTTATCGTACACGATATGAACGGGCAGCGTATCTTCATAACGGGTCATCGTCGCCACATAAAGCCGCAGTTTTTCCGGCCTGACAAAGCCGTCGAAGTCGTCGGCTGCCAAAGCCGTCGTCAACTGTCTGGCTCTATCGGGCCGAAAGTTGAAGAAAATAACGCTGTCCCCGTCTTTCAAGCAATGTTTATGAATCACCGTAGGCAGCACGAATTCATCGGAAAGGCCTTTTTCATAAGAAGCCGCCAGACAAGCCTGCGCCGTTGCCGCCGTCTCGCCGCTGCCGTAAACGACGGCGTTATAAGCCTTCTCGGTACGCTCCCACCGCCGATCGCGATCCATGGCATAATACCGGCCGCTGACGGTGGCGATCTCCCCTACGCCGAGAGCGGCGCACCTGTCCTCCAATTCCCGGATGTACAGTTCGGCACTGCGCGGCAACACGTCACGGCCGTCCAGAAAGGCATGAATGTACACGTTTTTCACACCGCTGCGCTTGGCCATTTCCAACAATCCGTACAGATGCCGCTCGCTGCTGTGCACACCGCCCGGGGAAACCAATCCCATCAGATGCAACGCACCGTTATGGGCTTTCGCCTGTTCCATTGCGCCTACAAGCGCTTCTTTTTCAAAAAACGCGCCGCTGCCAATATCATTTGTAATCTTGGTCAGCGATTGGTATACGATACGGCCGGCACCGATATTTAAATGGCCGACTTCGGAATTTCCTATCTGTCCATGCGGCAAGCCGACGGCTTCTGCCGACGCTTCCAAATAAGAATGGGGATATTCTTTCCATAATTTCGGCAAGACCTTCAAATCGGCCGCCGCCACTGCATTGTCATGAACATCGTCACTACAGCCGAAACCATCCATGATGACGAGCATAACGGTATTTTTGGTTTTCATCGTCAGCCTCCTCCTTTATACGTGTTCTATTATAAGACAAATCGCCGTATACGTGAACAGGCAGGAGACCCGTCTCTCCTGCCTGTCTTTTCGTCCGCCTCACCGCTGCCAACGTGCCGGCAACATCAGCGACGGCTGTTATAATCGTTCATTTTGGCGATCAAATCGCAAACTTTATTGGAATAACCGATTTCATTATCATACCAGGAAATAACTTTAACAAAGGTATCGGTTAAAGAAATCCCGGCCTTAGCATCAAAAACGGAAGTCAGTGTCGTACCGAGGAAGTCGGAAGAAACAACGTCATCTTCCGTATATCCCAGAACGCCTTTCAATTCGCCTGCCGACGCCTGCCGCATGGCCCGGCAGATATCTTCATACGTTGCCGGCTTAATCAGATTCGCCGTCAAATCGACGACCGATACATCCAGAGTCGGCACGCGCATGGCCATACCCGTCAGCTTTCCGTCCAATGCGGGAATAACCTTGCCGACGGCTTTAGCCGCCCCGGTCGAAGAAGGGATGATGTTGCCCGATGCCGCACGGCCGCCGCGCCAATCTTTCAGAGACGGACCGTCGACAGTCTTCTGCGTCGCCGTCGTCGAATGGACAGTCGTCATCAAGCCGTCCTTAATGCCAAAGGCATCGTTGAGCACTTTGGCAATCGGCGCCAGACAATTCGTCGTGCAGGAAGCATTGGAAACGATCTTCTGCCCCTGATACGTATCCGTGTTGACACCGCAAACGAACATATCCGCTTGTCGGCCGTCTTTTCCTTCCTTAGAAGGAGCGGAAAGCACAACGTATTTCGCGCCGGCTTGCAAATGTTTTTCAGCCAGGTCCAACGTCAGAAAACGTCCGGTCGATT belongs to Megasphaera vaginalis (ex Bordigoni et al. 2020) and includes:
- the gpmI gene encoding 2,3-bisphosphoglycerate-independent phosphoglycerate mutase; this translates as MKTKNTVMLVIMDGFGCSDDVHDNAVAAADLKVLPKLWKEYPHSYLEASAEAVGLPHGQIGNSEVGHLNIGAGRIVYQSLTKITNDIGSGAFFEKEALVGAMEQAKAHNGALHLMGLVSPGGVHSSERHLYGLLEMAKRSGVKNVYIHAFLDGRDVLPRSAELYIRELEDRCAALGVGEIATVSGRYYAMDRDRRWERTEKAYNAVVYGSGETAATAQACLAASYEKGLSDEFVLPTVIHKHCLKDGDSVIFFNFRPDRARQLTTALAADDFDGFVRPEKLRLYVATMTRYEDTLPVHIVYDKEHLANTLGEVLAKAGKKQLRIAETEKYAHVTYFFNGGEEAPNEGEDRILVPSPKVATYDLQPEMNAPAVTEKAVAAIHEGTYDMIILNFANPDMVGHTGVLPAAVKAVETVDTCIGKIAEALRSRGGHLLIIADHGNAERMTDTKTGSPYTAHTTNHVPCILFSDAWRGGHLHDGILADVAPTLLYLAGMKQPQEMTGHNLLDE
- the gap gene encoding type I glyceraldehyde-3-phosphate dehydrogenase, producing the protein MIKVGINGFGRIGRFVFRAAQTRNDMEIVGINDLCPVDYMAYMLKYDTMHGRFDGTVEADMERSELIVNGKRIRVTAEMDPADLKWGAVGAEYVVESTGRFLTLDLAEKHLQAGAKYVVLSAPSKEGKDGRQADMFVCGVNTDTYQGQKIVSNASCTTNCLAPIAKVLNDAFGIKDGLMTTVHSTTATQKTVDGPSLKDWRGGRAASGNIIPSSTGAAKAVGKVIPALDGKLTGMAMRVPTLDVSVVDLTANLIKPATYEDICRAMRQASAGELKGVLGYTEDDVVSSDFLGTTLTSVFDAKAGISLTDTFVKVISWYDNEIGYSNKVCDLIAKMNDYNSRR